The following proteins are co-located in the Xiphophorus hellerii strain 12219 chromosome 2, Xiphophorus_hellerii-4.1, whole genome shotgun sequence genome:
- the golt1bb gene encoding golgi transport 1Bb isoform X1 has translation MISLTDSQSKKIGMGLTGFGVFFLFFGMMLFFDKALLAIGNILFVAGLSFVIGLERTVRFFFQRHKAKATSFFLGGIFVVLTGWPIIGVVLEIYGFFLLFRGFFPVAVGFIRRVPVIGSLLSLPGIRTLVDKIGESNAMV, from the exons AAATTGGGATGGGACTGACGGGCTTCggtgtgtttttcctcttttttggGATGATGCTGTTTTTTGATAAAGCTCTGTTGGCGATAGGAAAT ATTCTCTTCGTGGCAGGCCTTTCTTTTGTCATCGGCCTCGAGCGCACCGTCAGGTTCTTCTTCCAGAGACACAAAGCGAAAGCCACTAGCTTCTTCCTGGGAGGCATTTTTGTGGTTCTGACCGGCTGGCCGATCATCGGCGTCGTCCTGGAAATCTACGGTTTCTTCCTCTTGTTCAG GGGATTCTTCCCGGTGGCGGTTGGATTCATCAGGCGAGTGCCTGTTATCGGCTCTTTGCTCAGTTTACCAGGGATTAGGACG TTGGTGGACAAAATTGGTGAGAGCAACGCTATGGTATAA
- the golt1bb gene encoding golgi transport 1Bb isoform X2 produces MISLTDSQKIGMGLTGFGVFFLFFGMMLFFDKALLAIGNILFVAGLSFVIGLERTVRFFFQRHKAKATSFFLGGIFVVLTGWPIIGVVLEIYGFFLLFRGFFPVAVGFIRRVPVIGSLLSLPGIRTLVDKIGESNAMV; encoded by the exons AAATTGGGATGGGACTGACGGGCTTCggtgtgtttttcctcttttttggGATGATGCTGTTTTTTGATAAAGCTCTGTTGGCGATAGGAAAT ATTCTCTTCGTGGCAGGCCTTTCTTTTGTCATCGGCCTCGAGCGCACCGTCAGGTTCTTCTTCCAGAGACACAAAGCGAAAGCCACTAGCTTCTTCCTGGGAGGCATTTTTGTGGTTCTGACCGGCTGGCCGATCATCGGCGTCGTCCTGGAAATCTACGGTTTCTTCCTCTTGTTCAG GGGATTCTTCCCGGTGGCGGTTGGATTCATCAGGCGAGTGCCTGTTATCGGCTCTTTGCTCAGTTTACCAGGGATTAGGACG TTGGTGGACAAAATTGGTGAGAGCAACGCTATGGTATAA